Proteins co-encoded in one Stomoxys calcitrans chromosome 5, idStoCalc2.1, whole genome shotgun sequence genomic window:
- the LOC106085646 gene encoding sorting nexin-32 isoform X1, which translates to MDLMAEDIISNATTAQNDVVNDDVDLTTPINLDTATAQEVTNNGSGGAGTSESSSSVISPSVADDTLHVEISDALSEKDKVKFTVHTRTTLPGFSKADNNVVRQHEEFVWLHDRFEENEDYAGYIIPPCPPRPDFDASREKLQRLGEGEGNMTKEEFRKMKTELEAEYLATFKKTVAMHEVFLRRLANHPVFRNDQHLKVFLEYDQDLCAKPRKKSAIFGGLVKSLGKTTDEIILGVTVRDVNDFFENELQFLTEYHSHLKEAALRTEKMTQRHKDVGECHQKISNSLRHLSTAEKGTMEAFCAKSADIFEKIKNLEVRVASDQDLKLGDTLRYYQRDSEAAKALLIRRLRCLAAYEATNRNLEKVRAKNKDIHAPLEVQEAEAAQAEACEKFETMSACGKEELVGFRNRRVQAFKKSLIELADLEIKHAKNQYEYLRQSLLALKEI; encoded by the exons atg GATCTTATGGCAGAAGATATAATTAGCAATGCAACAACAGCACAAAATGATGTAGTAAATGACGATGTAGATCTAACAACGCCCATCAATTTGGATACGGCaactgctcaagaagtcaccaACAATGGAAGTGGCGGAGCTGGTACATctgaatcatcatcatcagtcaTTTCACCTTCGGTTGCCGATGACACCTTGCATGTAGAGATTTCGGATGCATTAAGCGAAAAAGACAAAGTAAAATTTACCGTTCACACTCGGACAACTTTGCCGGGTTTCTCCAAAGCAGATAACAATGTGGTGAGACAACATGAGGAGTTTGTTTGGCTGCACGATCGTTTCGAAGAAAACGAAGACTATGCAGGTTATATA ATACCACCATGCCCTCCGAGACCTGATTTCGATGCATCCCGTGAAAAACTGCAACGTTTGGGCGAGGGCGAAGGCAATATGACAAAGGAGGAATTTAGAAAAATGAAAACCGAACTGGAAGC tgaatatttggcaacatttaaaaaaacTGTAGCCATGCACGAAGTTTTTCTCAGACGCTTGGCCAATCATCCTGTATTTCGCAATGATCAACATTTAAAAGTCTTCCTTGAATACGATCAAGATTTATGTGCTAAACCACGAAAGAAGTCAGCCATTTTTGGTGGTTTAGTCAAATCGTTGGGCAAAACAACCGATGAAATTATCTTAGGAGTCACAGTACGAGATGTTaatgatttctttgaaaatgaatTACAATTCCTTACTGAATATCATAGTCATTTGAAGGAAGCTGCATTGCGCACAGAGAAAATGACTCAACGGCACAAAGATGTGGGCGAATgccatcaaaaaatttcaaattcattGAGACATCTATCGACTGCCGAAAAGGGTACAATGGAAGCATTTTGTGCAAAGTCAGCTGATATATTTGAGAAAATAAAG AATCTGGAGGTGCGTGTTGCTAGTGATCAAGACCTGAAACTTGGAGACACATTACGTTATTATCAACGAGATAGCGAAGCTGCCAAAGCTCTACTAATACGTCGTTTACGTTGCCTAGCAGCTTATGAAGCAACAAATCGTAATTTGGAAAAAGTTCGAGCTAAAAATAAGGATATTCATGCG CCTTTGGAAGTTCAAGAG GCGGAAGCTGCTCAAGCAGAAGCTTgtgaaaaatttgaaacaatgtcgGCTTGTGGTAAAGAAGAACTAGTTGGTTTTCGCAACCGAAGAGTACAGGCGTTTAAAAAAAG CCTTATTGAGCTAGCCGATTTGGAAATAAAACATGCCAAAAATCAATATGAATATTTACGTCAATCTTTATTAgctttaaaagaaatttaa
- the LOC106085646 gene encoding sorting nexin-32 isoform X2, whose amino-acid sequence MDLMAEDIISNATTAQNDVVNDDVDLTTPINLDTATAQEVTNNGSGGAGTSESSSSVISPSVADDTLHVEISDALSEKDKVKFTVHTRTTLPGFSKADNNVVRQHEEFVWLHDRFEENEDYAGYIIPPCPPRPDFDASREKLQRLGEGEGNMTKEEFRKMKTELEAEYLATFKKTVAMHEVFLRRLANHPVFRNDQHLKVFLEYDQDLCAKPRKKSAIFGGLVKSLGKTTDEIILGVTVRDVNDFFENELQFLTEYHSHLKEAALRTEKMTQRHKDVGECHQKISNSLRHLSTAEKGTMEAFCAKSADIFEKIKNLEVRVASDQDLKLGDTLRYYQRDSEAAKALLIRRLRCLAAYEATNRNLEKVRAKNKDIHAAEAAQAEACEKFETMSACGKEELVGFRNRRVQAFKKSLIELADLEIKHAKNQYEYLRQSLLALKEI is encoded by the exons atg GATCTTATGGCAGAAGATATAATTAGCAATGCAACAACAGCACAAAATGATGTAGTAAATGACGATGTAGATCTAACAACGCCCATCAATTTGGATACGGCaactgctcaagaagtcaccaACAATGGAAGTGGCGGAGCTGGTACATctgaatcatcatcatcagtcaTTTCACCTTCGGTTGCCGATGACACCTTGCATGTAGAGATTTCGGATGCATTAAGCGAAAAAGACAAAGTAAAATTTACCGTTCACACTCGGACAACTTTGCCGGGTTTCTCCAAAGCAGATAACAATGTGGTGAGACAACATGAGGAGTTTGTTTGGCTGCACGATCGTTTCGAAGAAAACGAAGACTATGCAGGTTATATA ATACCACCATGCCCTCCGAGACCTGATTTCGATGCATCCCGTGAAAAACTGCAACGTTTGGGCGAGGGCGAAGGCAATATGACAAAGGAGGAATTTAGAAAAATGAAAACCGAACTGGAAGC tgaatatttggcaacatttaaaaaaacTGTAGCCATGCACGAAGTTTTTCTCAGACGCTTGGCCAATCATCCTGTATTTCGCAATGATCAACATTTAAAAGTCTTCCTTGAATACGATCAAGATTTATGTGCTAAACCACGAAAGAAGTCAGCCATTTTTGGTGGTTTAGTCAAATCGTTGGGCAAAACAACCGATGAAATTATCTTAGGAGTCACAGTACGAGATGTTaatgatttctttgaaaatgaatTACAATTCCTTACTGAATATCATAGTCATTTGAAGGAAGCTGCATTGCGCACAGAGAAAATGACTCAACGGCACAAAGATGTGGGCGAATgccatcaaaaaatttcaaattcattGAGACATCTATCGACTGCCGAAAAGGGTACAATGGAAGCATTTTGTGCAAAGTCAGCTGATATATTTGAGAAAATAAAG AATCTGGAGGTGCGTGTTGCTAGTGATCAAGACCTGAAACTTGGAGACACATTACGTTATTATCAACGAGATAGCGAAGCTGCCAAAGCTCTACTAATACGTCGTTTACGTTGCCTAGCAGCTTATGAAGCAACAAATCGTAATTTGGAAAAAGTTCGAGCTAAAAATAAGGATATTCATGCG GCGGAAGCTGCTCAAGCAGAAGCTTgtgaaaaatttgaaacaatgtcgGCTTGTGGTAAAGAAGAACTAGTTGGTTTTCGCAACCGAAGAGTACAGGCGTTTAAAAAAAG CCTTATTGAGCTAGCCGATTTGGAAATAAAACATGCCAAAAATCAATATGAATATTTACGTCAATCTTTATTAgctttaaaagaaatttaa
- the LOC106085605 gene encoding borealin isoform X2 — protein MPRTKVSKSSKRNREAANREEKIREFENTLEGFQTTFEAKVQDCLSLYEEKFSMLRKTIGTALLEMKICDLFEMDFKRFADWEKKKQRNDENSLSSSINSALLKSAKAANPNDEEDSSTGGSLGSSTAHAAYLNSSNMRTQQLAPHQTARLRTPGPLSSARARRPRRSRSACGDYGIPGSAIKKKSSSQLSVNAVGDHHSRSKMRTPMASRTKALSADRTPKLVNDADLPSSPPTFLRFPRAGELVLSKCGSPLVSNTIPDNYAHLNIPLRNGVISMRPKKLAELQPNILEAMDPETLEQLRTLHANIDKIVSMADKAGFI, from the exons ATGCCGCGCACAAAGGTTTCAAAAAGTTCGAAACGCAATCGTGAGGCTGCAAATCGCGAAGAAAAAATTAGGGAATTTGAGAATACTTTGGAAGGCTTTCAAACTACCTTTGAAGCTAAGGTCCAAGATTGTCTCTCCCTGtatgaagaaaaattttcaatgcttAGAAAAACCATTGGAACAGCTCTGTTGGAAATGAAAATATGTGATCTTTTCGAAATG GACTTCAAGAGGTTTGCCGATtgggaaaagaaaaaacaaagaaatgatGAAAATTCTTTGAGCTCTTCAATCAATTCTGCTCTGCTAAAGTCTGCCAAAGCCGCAAATCCCAATGATGAAG AGGATAGTTCCACCGGTGGCAGTTTAGGATCTTCCACAGCACATGCAGCCTATCTTAATTCGTCGAATATGCGTACACAACAATTGGCACCGCATCAAACAGCGCGTCTGCGTACACCCGGACCATTGAGTTCGGCTAGAGCTAGACGACCAAGACGCAGTCGTTCGGCCTGCGGGGATTACGGTATACCTGGTTCGGCCATTAAAAAGAAGAGTTCTTCACAATTGTCGGTCAATGCAGTCGGCGACCATCATTCACGTAGTAAAATGAGAACACCTATGGCTTCTAGGACTAAAGCACTTAGCGCCGATCGTACACCAAAGTTAGTAAATGATGCAGATTTGCCGTCTTCGCCTCCAACATTTTTGCGATTCCCCAGGGCCGGAGAATTGGTGCTTTCGAAATGCGGTAGTCCCTTGGTATCCAACAC AATTCCTGACAATTACGCACACCTTAATATTCCATTACGCAATGGTGTTATATCTATGCGTCCCAAGAAACTTGCCGAACTGCAGCCAAACATTTTGGAAGCCATGGACCCAGAGACTTTGGAACAATTGAGAACATTGCATGCTAATATCGATAAAATAGTTAGTATGGCAGACAAGGCCGGTTTTATATAG
- the LOC106085605 gene encoding borealin isoform X1, with protein MPRTKVSKSSKRNREAANREEKIREFENTLEGFQTTFEAKVQDCLSLYEEKFSMLRKTIGTALLEMKICDLFEMDFKRFADWEKKKQRNDENSLSSSINSALLKSAKAANPNDEGYLTEDSSTGGSLGSSTAHAAYLNSSNMRTQQLAPHQTARLRTPGPLSSARARRPRRSRSACGDYGIPGSAIKKKSSSQLSVNAVGDHHSRSKMRTPMASRTKALSADRTPKLVNDADLPSSPPTFLRFPRAGELVLSKCGSPLVSNTIPDNYAHLNIPLRNGVISMRPKKLAELQPNILEAMDPETLEQLRTLHANIDKIVSMADKAGFI; from the exons ATGCCGCGCACAAAGGTTTCAAAAAGTTCGAAACGCAATCGTGAGGCTGCAAATCGCGAAGAAAAAATTAGGGAATTTGAGAATACTTTGGAAGGCTTTCAAACTACCTTTGAAGCTAAGGTCCAAGATTGTCTCTCCCTGtatgaagaaaaattttcaatgcttAGAAAAACCATTGGAACAGCTCTGTTGGAAATGAAAATATGTGATCTTTTCGAAATG GACTTCAAGAGGTTTGCCGATtgggaaaagaaaaaacaaagaaatgatGAAAATTCTTTGAGCTCTTCAATCAATTCTGCTCTGCTAAAGTCTGCCAAAGCCGCAAATCCCAATGATGAAG GCTACCTTACAGAGGATAGTTCCACCGGTGGCAGTTTAGGATCTTCCACAGCACATGCAGCCTATCTTAATTCGTCGAATATGCGTACACAACAATTGGCACCGCATCAAACAGCGCGTCTGCGTACACCCGGACCATTGAGTTCGGCTAGAGCTAGACGACCAAGACGCAGTCGTTCGGCCTGCGGGGATTACGGTATACCTGGTTCGGCCATTAAAAAGAAGAGTTCTTCACAATTGTCGGTCAATGCAGTCGGCGACCATCATTCACGTAGTAAAATGAGAACACCTATGGCTTCTAGGACTAAAGCACTTAGCGCCGATCGTACACCAAAGTTAGTAAATGATGCAGATTTGCCGTCTTCGCCTCCAACATTTTTGCGATTCCCCAGGGCCGGAGAATTGGTGCTTTCGAAATGCGGTAGTCCCTTGGTATCCAACAC AATTCCTGACAATTACGCACACCTTAATATTCCATTACGCAATGGTGTTATATCTATGCGTCCCAAGAAACTTGCCGAACTGCAGCCAAACATTTTGGAAGCCATGGACCCAGAGACTTTGGAACAATTGAGAACATTGCATGCTAATATCGATAAAATAGTTAGTATGGCAGACAAGGCCGGTTTTATATAG